A part of Paenibacillus sp. IHBB 10380 genomic DNA contains:
- the pyrF gene encoding orotidine-5'-phosphate decarboxylase, translating to MNNEYNNMAGRLIVALDYPDATQASQLIDQLQGIPCYMKVGMQLFYAAGPDFVRELKSKGYSVFLDLKMHDIPNTVRGGAESITRLGVDMFNVHAAGGTHMMQAAYEGMTNALAGDTSLKKPLIIAVTQLTSTSQSVLNEQIGVAGNIQDAVVRYAQLSASAGLHGVVASAQEVPSIGEACGSDFITVTPGIRPAGSHIGDQSRVLTPGEAIRQGSHYIVVGRPITGATNPREATEQIIEEMIQS from the coding sequence ATGAATAATGAATATAACAACATGGCAGGTCGTCTGATCGTGGCACTGGATTATCCAGATGCCACACAGGCTTCTCAATTAATAGATCAATTACAGGGAATCCCCTGCTATATGAAGGTCGGGATGCAGCTGTTCTATGCTGCAGGCCCGGACTTTGTGCGGGAACTGAAATCTAAGGGTTACTCGGTTTTCTTAGACTTGAAAATGCATGACATCCCTAACACTGTACGGGGTGGTGCTGAGAGCATCACCCGTCTTGGTGTGGATATGTTTAATGTTCATGCAGCGGGTGGGACTCACATGATGCAGGCAGCTTACGAAGGCATGACTAATGCACTTGCTGGTGACACTTCGCTTAAGAAGCCGTTAATCATTGCGGTAACACAGTTAACAAGCACAAGTCAGTCTGTATTGAATGAGCAGATTGGTGTAGCAGGTAATATCCAAGACGCGGTTGTAAGATACGCCCAATTATCAGCTTCGGCAGGCCTTCATGGGGTTGTAGCTTCTGCTCAGGAGGTTCCATCAATTGGTGAAGCCTGTGGTAGCGACTTTATAACAGTAACGCCAGGAATACGGCCAGCAGGTAGTCACATAGGGGATCAATCTAGAGTGCTTACGCCTGGAGAAGCTATAAGACAGGGAAGCCATTACATTGTCGTGGGTCGTCCGATTACAGGGGCTACGAATCCCCGCGAAGCAACAGAACAAATCATTGAGGAGATGATCCAATCGTGA
- a CDS encoding tyrosine-type recombinase/integrase encodes MYITLFFLTVYTGMRRGEILGLRWGDIDFDLKELKVILTANWTRSGLVIQRPKTNDSIRRVKLFQMIIDDLLERYEQIQSYKVEYGDVYEDNDLVCCYPTGGYIKPKNVSLRVWTYLSENQA; translated from the coding sequence ATGTACATTACATTGTTTTTTTTGACCGTTTACACTGGCATGCGCCGCGGCGAGATACTCGGATTACGTTGGGGTGACATTGACTTTGATCTTAAAGAACTTAAAGTAATCCTGACAGCAAATTGGACAAGAAGCGGACTAGTTATTCAGCGGCCTAAGACTAATGACTCCATACGCCGAGTTAAACTATTCCAAATGATTATTGATGACCTGCTAGAACGGTATGAACAGATACAATCTTATAAAGTAGAATATGGAGATGTATATGAAGATAACGATTTGGTTTGTTGTTATCCAACAGGAGGCTATATAAAGCCTAAAAACGTATCACTGAGGGTATGGACGTACTTGTCCGAAAATCAGGCGTAA
- the carB gene encoding carbamoyl-phosphate synthase large subunit codes for MPKNTQLKKILVIGSGPIVIGQAAEFDYAGTQACQALKEEGMEVVLINSNPATIMTDTNMADKVYIEPITLEFVTQIIRQERPDGLLPTLGGQTGLNMAVELARAGVLEQENVKLLGTQLESIEKAEDRDLFRELMRELEQPVPESDIVTSLEEALDFASEIGYPLIVRPAYTLGGTGGGICDTEKELRETVVSGIRYSPIGQCLIEKSIAGLKEVEYEVMRDANDNCIVVCNMENFDPVGVHTGDSIVVAPSQTLSDREYQMLRSASLKIIRALNIEGGCNVQFALDPQSYQYYVIEVNPRVSRSSALASKATGYPIAKMAAKIAMGYTLDEITNPVTGQTYACFEPTLDYIVSKIPRWPFDKFIHANRKLGTQMKATGEVMAIGRTFEESIHKAIRSLEIGVHRFHLEGAEALSEDVLNERLVKADDERMFLIAEAFRRGYTLQQIQDLTKIDWWFLDKIEGIINFETRIQEEQILSYETLYQAKRLGFTDKSIAEIRKQNQASTKHVSEAEVREFRLGHKLRPVYKMVDTCAAEFEASTPYYYSTYETENEVIQTSKEKIIVLGSGPIRIGQGIEFDYSTVHAVWAIQKAGYEAVIINNNPETVSTDFNTSDRLYFEPLFFEDVMNVIEQEKPVGVIVQFGGQTAINLAAPLSAAGVKILGTSLESIDEAEDRKKFEALLSRLNIPQPHGKTVTSVGEAVATADIIGYPVLVRPSYVLGGRAMEIVYSDAELLNYMEHAVKINPEHPVLIDSYMMGKEVEVDAICDGDTVLIPGIMEHIERAGVHSGDSIAVYPPQHLADHLKEKIVNITIKIAKELKTIGLVNIQFVIYKDEVYVIEVNPRSSRTVPFLSKVTTIPMANLAMQAILGTKLKDAGYQEGLWPESNYVSVKVPVFSFAKLRSVDTTLGPEMKSTGEVMGRDLQYAKALYKGLIGAGMKIPATGAIIATVADKDKEEAVELLRGFKRLGYKIYATGGTAEALNDAGLDVTTVQKLSDGTPNILDLIRNGEAQFVFNTLTKGKMPQRDGFRIRREAVENGIVCMTSLDTVRALLIMLDTINFSSQAMPAFIGQ; via the coding sequence ATGCCTAAAAATACTCAATTAAAGAAAATACTCGTTATCGGATCTGGTCCGATTGTCATTGGTCAAGCCGCTGAATTTGACTATGCCGGTACACAAGCTTGTCAAGCTCTGAAGGAAGAAGGCATGGAGGTTGTATTAATCAACAGTAACCCTGCGACTATTATGACGGATACGAATATGGCGGATAAAGTATATATTGAACCGATCACATTAGAATTTGTTACGCAAATCATTCGTCAAGAACGTCCGGATGGATTGCTTCCTACACTTGGAGGCCAAACAGGGCTTAACATGGCGGTTGAACTTGCTCGTGCAGGAGTTCTAGAGCAAGAGAATGTGAAACTGCTAGGAACACAACTTGAATCGATCGAGAAAGCCGAGGATCGCGATCTATTCAGAGAATTAATGCGCGAGCTGGAACAACCCGTTCCGGAGAGCGATATTGTAACTAGCCTTGAAGAAGCACTCGATTTCGCGAGTGAGATTGGTTATCCACTTATCGTACGGCCAGCATATACCCTTGGTGGAACGGGTGGAGGAATTTGTGACACAGAAAAAGAATTACGTGAGACGGTCGTCTCTGGAATTCGTTACAGCCCAATCGGACAATGCCTTATCGAGAAGAGTATCGCTGGACTAAAGGAAGTAGAGTACGAAGTCATGCGTGATGCAAACGATAACTGTATTGTTGTATGTAACATGGAGAATTTCGATCCGGTGGGCGTTCATACTGGGGACAGTATCGTAGTTGCACCTAGCCAGACGTTGTCAGATCGTGAGTATCAAATGCTTAGATCCGCGTCTCTCAAAATTATTCGCGCTCTGAATATTGAAGGTGGATGTAATGTCCAGTTCGCACTAGATCCACAAAGCTATCAATATTATGTTATTGAAGTTAATCCACGGGTGAGTCGTTCATCGGCGCTAGCTTCGAAGGCAACGGGTTATCCGATTGCTAAGATGGCTGCAAAAATTGCTATGGGTTACACGCTCGACGAAATTACAAACCCAGTAACGGGACAAACTTATGCATGTTTCGAGCCAACACTTGATTACATTGTAAGCAAAATCCCGCGCTGGCCGTTTGATAAATTTATTCACGCTAACCGTAAGCTTGGAACACAAATGAAGGCAACGGGCGAAGTTATGGCGATCGGTCGTACTTTTGAAGAATCCATTCATAAAGCGATCCGGTCACTTGAAATTGGTGTTCATCGCTTCCATCTTGAGGGTGCTGAAGCACTAAGTGAAGACGTGCTTAATGAGCGTCTTGTCAAAGCAGATGATGAAAGAATGTTCTTGATTGCAGAAGCGTTCCGTCGCGGATATACGCTTCAACAAATTCAAGATTTAACGAAGATTGACTGGTGGTTCCTAGATAAAATCGAAGGAATTATCAATTTCGAGACACGAATTCAAGAAGAACAAATACTCTCATATGAGACGTTGTATCAAGCCAAACGACTTGGTTTTACGGATAAATCGATTGCCGAGATTCGCAAGCAGAATCAAGCATCGACTAAGCATGTCTCTGAAGCAGAAGTTCGTGAATTCAGACTGGGTCATAAGTTGCGCCCGGTATATAAAATGGTTGATACATGTGCAGCGGAGTTTGAAGCTTCGACACCTTACTATTACTCTACTTATGAGACAGAGAATGAAGTGATTCAGACGTCGAAAGAGAAAATCATTGTGCTGGGTTCAGGTCCAATACGGATCGGTCAAGGTATTGAGTTCGATTATTCGACTGTACATGCGGTGTGGGCCATTCAGAAGGCGGGTTACGAGGCTGTTATTATTAATAACAATCCAGAGACGGTGTCGACTGATTTTAACACATCGGATCGTCTATACTTTGAACCCTTATTCTTCGAAGATGTTATGAATGTAATTGAACAAGAGAAGCCGGTTGGTGTTATTGTGCAATTCGGAGGTCAGACCGCTATTAACTTAGCAGCACCACTGAGTGCAGCAGGTGTTAAAATATTGGGTACGAGCTTGGAAAGTATTGATGAAGCGGAAGATCGTAAGAAATTCGAGGCGTTATTATCCCGCCTGAATATTCCTCAACCACATGGTAAAACAGTGACTTCTGTTGGTGAAGCTGTTGCGACAGCCGATATCATCGGTTATCCGGTTCTGGTTCGTCCTTCTTATGTCTTAGGTGGACGCGCAATGGAAATTGTATATTCTGATGCGGAATTGCTCAATTACATGGAACATGCGGTGAAGATTAATCCTGAGCATCCTGTGTTAATCGATAGCTACATGATGGGTAAAGAAGTAGAAGTGGATGCGATCTGTGATGGCGATACCGTACTGATTCCAGGAATTATGGAGCATATTGAACGCGCAGGAGTCCACTCAGGCGACTCGATCGCAGTCTATCCTCCACAGCATCTTGCAGATCATTTGAAAGAAAAAATCGTGAACATCACGATTAAGATAGCTAAGGAGCTCAAAACTATTGGTCTGGTTAACATCCAATTTGTTATCTATAAGGACGAAGTGTATGTGATCGAAGTTAATCCACGCTCATCACGTACGGTTCCATTCTTGAGCAAGGTAACAACGATTCCAATGGCTAACCTAGCTATGCAGGCAATTCTAGGTACGAAGCTGAAAGATGCAGGCTACCAAGAGGGACTATGGCCAGAAAGTAATTATGTATCCGTGAAAGTACCTGTATTCTCCTTCGCCAAACTACGCAGTGTAGATACTACGCTAGGACCTGAGATGAAGTCCACGGGTGAAGTCATGGGACGTGATCTTCAGTATGCTAAAGCACTGTATAAAGGCTTGATTGGAGCAGGTATGAAAATACCAGCAACGGGAGCGATCATTGCAACCGTAGCGGATAAAGATAAGGAAGAAGCGGTAGAACTTCTTAGGGGCTTTAAGAGATTAGGTTATAAAATATATGCCACAGGCGGAACGGCAGAAGCTCTCAATGATGCAGGACTTGATGTAACAACGGTTCAAAAGTTGAGCGATGGAACGCCGAACATTCTTGATCTGATCCGTAATGGTGAAGCGCAATTCGTATTTAATACATTGACGAAGGGTAAAATGCCACAGCGTGATGGATTCCGAATTCGTCGTGAGGCGGTAGAGAATGGCATTGTATGTATGACTTCACTGGATACTGTAAGAGCACTACTTATTATGCTAGATACCATCAACTTCTCATCCCAAGCTATGCCAGCATTTATTGGGCAATAA
- the pyrE gene encoding orotate phosphoribosyltransferase yields MSQLTEIPEVIAKHLLQIEAVALSPKQPFTWTSGIKSPIYCDNRLTMSYPEIREYIAESFATVIREQYPDVEVIAGTATAGIPHAAWVAQKLNLPMAYIRDKAKGHGKQNQIEGLISPNQKVVVIEDLISTGGSSLKAALAVKEAGGLPLAVLAIFSYQLDQAVNAFSEAGIRLQSLSNYGALMDVALELGKIESEDVQSLKAWREDPTSYGV; encoded by the coding sequence GTGAGTCAGTTGACAGAAATACCTGAAGTAATCGCGAAACATCTATTACAGATAGAAGCTGTAGCTTTGAGTCCTAAACAGCCTTTTACATGGACATCTGGCATTAAGTCTCCCATATATTGTGACAATCGTTTAACGATGTCTTATCCTGAAATTCGCGAATACATAGCAGAATCTTTTGCTACGGTCATTCGTGAGCAGTATCCAGATGTAGAAGTGATAGCAGGTACAGCAACAGCAGGGATACCTCATGCTGCTTGGGTAGCACAGAAGCTGAATCTGCCTATGGCCTATATTCGAGATAAGGCTAAGGGACACGGTAAACAGAATCAGATTGAAGGTCTAATCAGCCCGAACCAGAAAGTGGTTGTCATTGAAGATCTGATCTCCACTGGAGGAAGTTCACTGAAAGCAGCATTAGCTGTTAAAGAAGCAGGAGGGTTACCGTTGGCTGTGCTGGCGATATTCAGCTATCAGCTTGACCAAGCGGTTAACGCATTCTCAGAGGCAGGTATTCGGCTTCAGAGCTTGTCTAATTACGGTGCTTTGATGGATGTCGCCCTAGAGCTAGGGAAAATCGAATCAGAGGATGTACAGTCATTGAAGGCGTGGAGAGAAGATCCTACATCCTACGGAGTATAA